The DNA sequence GCTGTTAACGGTACatttgaaaaacaaactcCATTGATGGGCCCATACTAAAtgcaaacataaattttcagtATTTCATCATCATGTTCATCATATTCGTAACGATGTTAATCGGTGGCATATTAGGTGTTGTTTTCCGCGAAAAAGTCCAAATGACCATGCGCCAGGAAATGCATTCATCGCTGAAATTATACGGCAATCGACGTGCAGTTACACAGGCCTGGGATCAGACACAAACGAGACTCAAATGTTGCGGTATCGACGGCTGGAGGGATTGGAATGGTTTGGTGCCGGAGTCTTGCTGCCAGGTCACTTATGGCGGCCAACGGAAACCCTGCATCGATGCTCCGTCTCCGCTGACACTGTATGCGAACGGTTGCAGTAAGGTAACGACCGATTTTGTTAAGGATCATGCGGCTATAATCGGTGGCACTGGCATCGCTGTGGCAGtattaataatatttggaATGATATTCTCGTGTTCGTTGTTCAAAATGATAGAGTAGCCGTGCTGGTTAGGTTTAGGTTCgcacaaagtgtttttttaacaatttgaatttttcgttttttttttggaccatTTCTTTTGTCATTAATTGTAATTAGATCCAATCCTTTCAACCATATTATTATATTCAAATTCTcattagatttttgtaattttataaataattttaattaaaattaggCGCGATGATCATcttaaaatcattgaatccATTTTAACGATTTGTAAAGACAATCGCACATTTATTGAATaggaaatttttaagaatttctttcgacgagaaaaatttaaaaatttgctttgcTGGTCTAACGAGAAACACTACTCTACTACACAAATTTACTATAATCCGTCCAAATTAGTTGTATATGTGCAGCcgtacaaaacaaaatatatgaaatttaGCTTTTAAGCTTCGAGTTTTTATATTATAGAGATATAACTGTCGGCACTATACAAAGAGACATATAAATCATATCATAGCTTTTTActgtatttttgttttctaagAAAATGAGTAAACGTTTTTTCGAAACCAAATGTGtttattaaatttcgttttaacttaaaaaaaagcttAGGAAAGCATACATAATATACTGGTACAATGCACtccaagcaaaagtgcttcgattgACACCTgataaatagagtactattttgtatgaaattttatccccactctgtttacagtgtaaaattttgtatggagcactgtcaagtttcagtaccctatttagagtaccactcttgcttgaagtgcgttggctgg is a window from the Bradysia coprophila strain Holo2 unplaced genomic scaffold, BU_Bcop_v1 contig_94, whole genome shotgun sequence genome containing:
- the LOC119085559 gene encoding tetraspanin-11 isoform X2 is translated as MGFGGRMDGCGQCIKYSMFIANFIIFVGGAIMFGLGIWTVVDKNFMNELLGTNLFAGATYVLIVTSALVCMVSFFGCIGAAKEVKCMLLTYFIIMFIIFVTMLIGGILGVVFREKVQMTMRQEMHSSLKLYGNRRAVTQAWDQTQTRLKCCGIDGWRDWNGLVPESCCQVTYGGQRKPCIDAPSPLTLYANGCSKVTTDFVKDHAAIIGGTGIAVAVLIIFGMIFSCSLFKMIE
- the LOC119085559 gene encoding tetraspanin-9 isoform X1, translated to MHSYKVKNDLIVTGSEMGFGGRMDGCGQCIKYSMFIANFIIFVGGAIMFGLGIWTVVDKNFMNELLGTNLFAGATYVLIVTSALVCMVSFFGCIGAAKEVKCMLLTYFIIMFIIFVTMLIGGILGVVFREKVQMTMRQEMHSSLKLYGNRRAVTQAWDQTQTRLKCCGIDGWRDWNGLVPESCCQVTYGGQRKPCIDAPSPLTLYANGCSKVTTDFVKDHAAIIGGTGIAVAVLIIFGMIFSCSLFKMIE